In a single window of the Caulobacter soli genome:
- a CDS encoding arginyltransferase — MTQHFPTRQLRFFLTAPTPCPYLPGREERKVFAHLPLSDGPTVNDSLTQVGFRRSQNIAYRPACETCRACQSARAPAGDYVFSRSERKVLTRNTDLERHLVEAEATLEQFELLRRYLLTRHADGGMAEMTWPDYVAMVEDTAVRTHLIEYRLRSQDRGPGDLIACVLVDVLADGLSLVYSFYDPSLTKRSLGSFIILDHILQAQLNALPYVYLGYWVPGSEKMAYKARFSPLEILKPGGWALMSARERGARPPKPVGCGSNAGVELSDAEPAELGGFPSPGKP; from the coding sequence GTGACGCAGCATTTTCCAACGCGACAGCTGCGCTTCTTCCTCACGGCGCCCACGCCTTGTCCCTATCTGCCCGGCCGCGAGGAGCGGAAAGTCTTCGCCCACCTGCCGCTGTCCGACGGCCCGACCGTCAATGACAGCCTGACCCAGGTCGGCTTCCGTCGCTCCCAGAACATCGCCTATCGGCCCGCCTGCGAGACCTGCCGCGCCTGCCAGTCAGCTCGCGCCCCGGCCGGCGACTACGTGTTCTCGCGGTCGGAACGCAAGGTTCTGACCCGCAACACCGACCTGGAACGCCATCTGGTCGAGGCCGAGGCGACGCTGGAGCAGTTCGAACTGCTGCGCCGCTATCTGCTGACCCGCCACGCCGATGGCGGCATGGCCGAGATGACCTGGCCCGACTATGTGGCCATGGTCGAGGACACGGCGGTCCGCACCCACCTGATCGAATACCGCCTGCGCTCGCAAGACCGCGGCCCGGGCGACCTGATCGCCTGCGTGCTGGTCGACGTGCTCGCCGACGGTCTCTCGCTGGTCTACAGCTTCTACGATCCCAGCCTGACCAAGCGCAGCCTGGGCTCGTTCATCATCCTGGACCACATCCTCCAGGCCCAGCTCAACGCCCTGCCCTACGTCTATCTGGGCTACTGGGTGCCGGGCAGCGAGAAGATGGCCTACAAGGCGCGCTTCTCGCCGCTGGAAATCCTCAAGCCCGGCGGCTGGGCCCTGATGTCGGCCCGCGAGCGCGGCGCCCGTCCGCCCAAGCCGGTCGGATGCGGCTCCAACGCCGGAGTCGAACTCAGCGACGCCGAACCGGCCGAGCTGGGGGGCTTCCCCAGCCCGGGCAAGCCCTAA
- a CDS encoding SDR family oxidoreductase, protein MQNLFSLKGRVALVTGGSRGIGKMIAEGFLTYGARRVYVSARKAAACDATAEELSAIGECISLPADVSTLEGINGLVARIAEREDKLDILVNNAGAAWGAAFDEFPESGWDKVVDLNMKTPFFLTQALIGHLRAAGKDHVAKVINIASIDGQSVTTDETYPYGASKAGLLHMTKRMAIRLAADNIAVSCIAPGAFASDMNKVARDHSDAVSKSIPAGRIGTTEDMAGAAIYLASRAGDYVTGSAVTVDGGVSFTR, encoded by the coding sequence ATGCAGAACCTGTTTTCCCTGAAGGGCCGCGTGGCCCTGGTCACCGGCGGCTCGCGCGGCATCGGCAAGATGATCGCCGAGGGCTTCCTGACCTACGGCGCCCGCCGTGTATACGTCTCGGCCCGCAAGGCCGCCGCCTGCGACGCGACGGCCGAGGAGCTGTCGGCGATCGGCGAGTGCATCTCGCTGCCGGCCGACGTCTCGACCCTGGAAGGCATCAACGGCCTGGTCGCCCGGATCGCCGAGCGCGAGGACAAGCTGGACATCCTGGTCAATAACGCCGGCGCGGCCTGGGGCGCGGCGTTCGACGAGTTCCCCGAGAGCGGTTGGGACAAGGTCGTGGACCTGAACATGAAGACCCCGTTCTTCCTGACCCAGGCCCTGATCGGCCACCTACGCGCTGCCGGCAAGGATCACGTGGCCAAGGTGATCAACATCGCCTCGATCGACGGCCAGTCGGTGACGACCGACGAGACCTATCCCTATGGCGCGTCCAAGGCCGGCCTGCTGCACATGACCAAGCGCATGGCCATCCGCCTGGCGGCCGACAACATCGCCGTCAGCTGCATCGCGCCGGGCGCCTTTGCCTCGGACATGAACAAGGTGGCTCGCGATCATTCGGACGCGGTGTCCAAGAGCATCCCGGCCGGACGGATCGGCACGACCGAGGACATGGCCGGGGCGGCGATCTATCTGGCCTCGCGGGCCGGCGACTATGTGACGGGCTCGGCCGTCACGGTGGACGGCGGGGTCAGCTTCACCCGCTAA
- a CDS encoding NAD(P)H-dependent flavin oxidoreductase produces MTGNRVLAHTGAKYPIVQAPMGWIARYPLASAVSRAGGLGIIETSSGETENCKAEIRKMADSGLPFGVNLPILFLKDGAMLRFVCESGVKFVTTSAGSPAKFVGPLRDAGIVVYHAVPTVDAAVKCVEAGVDGLVVEGAEGGGFKNPEEVSTLVLLQAIRARVDVPLIAAGGICDGRGMAAAFALGAEAIQMGTRFVSAAESPVHANYKAAITGAKETGTWVLNKKASPCIRALKSELTREIHDAGLMPPDVLKGILGVYFGGDMEAAPALAGQTVGLIDAVKPVAQIVDETVAQFFDITQRLGALAASRGF; encoded by the coding sequence ATGACCGGCAACCGCGTCCTGGCCCACACCGGCGCCAAATATCCGATCGTCCAAGCCCCCATGGGCTGGATCGCCCGCTATCCGCTGGCCAGCGCGGTCTCGCGGGCCGGCGGACTGGGGATCATCGAGACCTCGTCCGGCGAGACTGAAAACTGCAAGGCCGAGATCCGCAAGATGGCCGACAGCGGCCTGCCGTTCGGGGTCAACCTGCCGATCCTGTTCCTCAAGGACGGCGCCATGCTGCGCTTCGTCTGCGAGAGCGGGGTCAAGTTCGTCACCACCTCGGCCGGCAGTCCGGCCAAGTTCGTCGGACCGCTGCGGGACGCCGGCATCGTCGTCTATCACGCCGTGCCCACCGTCGACGCGGCGGTCAAATGCGTCGAGGCGGGTGTCGACGGCCTGGTGGTGGAAGGGGCCGAGGGCGGGGGCTTCAAGAACCCCGAGGAGGTCTCGACCCTGGTGCTGTTGCAGGCCATTCGCGCCCGGGTCGATGTTCCGCTGATCGCCGCCGGCGGCATCTGCGACGGACGCGGCATGGCCGCGGCCTTCGCCCTAGGGGCCGAGGCGATCCAGATGGGCACCCGCTTCGTCAGCGCCGCCGAAAGCCCGGTGCACGCCAACTACAAGGCCGCGATCACCGGCGCCAAGGAGACCGGCACCTGGGTGCTGAACAAGAAGGCCAGCCCCTGCATTCGCGCCCTGAAGTCCGAGCTCACCCGCGAAATCCATGACGCCGGCCTTATGCCGCCCGATGTCCTGAAGGGCATCCTCGGCGTCTATTTCGGCGGCGACATGGAGGCGGCTCCGGCGCTCGCCGGCCAGACCGTCGGCCTGATCGACGCGGTCAAGCCGGTCGCCCAGATTGTCGACGAGACCGTCGCCCAGTTCTTCGACATCACCCAGCGGCTGGGCGCGCTCGCCGCCAGCCGCGGCTTTTGA